The sequence CCACTCGGTAATGGCTTGAACTATTTTATCGAAGTGTGTCCCTTTTGGTGACAGAAAGTATTCCACTCTCGGGGGAGCTTCAGGGTAGATAGTCTTTATTATTATCCCTTCCCGCTCCAGCTCCTTGAGTCTTGTGGAAAGAATTTTCGGGCTGATCCCTTCCAGGGCGTTTTTTAGTTCGTTGAATCGTTTTTTCCCTGAATGTAATTCATGCAGAATCTGTATGCTCCACCTCCCTTCCAGTATGGCGACTGCCTTTTTGAAGTTGTCGGTTGAAGTATTTTCGTCTTTTATATCCATTTGTATTTGTTATTATATTCCCTGTTTATACCGGTACCAATAAGATACTATCGGCTATTATCACATAAACTTTGCAATTTTTGTCGATTTTTTTCCTGGTTTGATCCGTTCAACTATTCATAATCGAACCAGTGACACGCTATTTACTGTATCAATATTTCAAATGTTGCTATTCGATAAATTTTAATTGGGATTTTTCCAAAATATTTTTTGGCGAATGGTGCAAAAGCAGATGAACTGTAACATAATTTTTGTATAAATAGGCGTAAATCGAATAACTAACCGTTCGGTCAGCGAATATGCTTATTTTACTGTTTCCGCTTCGTGTTTCGGGTTTTTTATTTGGCGCTATTTTTTGGGGATTGTTTGATCCTGCAAACTCCGTCCCTAGATATTTTTCTATCGCTCCACCTTTTCAGCTATTCTTTACCAATGGGCGAGCAAGATTTTTCGACTTTCACAAACTTCACCGACAGCTCCGATTGGTCAAAGCGGATAGGGTCGGCCATATCCGAGATACGGTCAAAATGCAGAAGCGCAACCACAGAAAAGAGCGATCTTCTCCTGTATGCCTTCGATGCCACAAAACGTACACACCTTCCGGATTGTGTCGTCTTCCCGGAGGGTGCTGAAGAAGTTTCGGCAGTCATGAAAATCTGCTCGAAGTACAAAATCCCTGTCACCCCTAGAGGGGCCGGGACCGGTTTTGCCGGTGGCGCCGTTCCGATATCGGGAGGTGTCGTTCTGGTATTTACGAAAATGAACCGAATATTGAATCTCAACCGTGAGAGTCTTTTTGTGGAAGTTGAACCC comes from Nitrospinota bacterium and encodes:
- a CDS encoding helix-turn-helix transcriptional regulator, encoding MDIKDENTSTDNFKKAVAILEGRWSIQILHELHSGKKRFNELKNALEGISPKILSTRLKELEREGIIIKTIYPEAPPRVEYFLSPKGTHFDKIVQAITEWGGILKKEKVSAMTLELHY